A stretch of Sulfitobacter sp. THAF37 DNA encodes these proteins:
- a CDS encoding rhomboid family intramembrane serine protease encodes MSAPDFQPPVNPMPPAVILLFVAIAGVEAGLSLGEAGLIGGPGAVGWRLGLIRDYGFSGQIFDWMIANRQFPLPELLRLLSYPFVHLSFTHGIFAMVLLLALGKMVAEVMGQVAFVLIFVLSGVGGAVVYGLLLDNPMWLTGAYPNVYGLIGAYTFVLWRSLGRTGEPQARAFTLIGLLMGLQLLWGVFFEVGMLWVAELAGFFCGFALCFLLAPGEWARMRAGLRRR; translated from the coding sequence ATGTCCGCACCCGACTTCCAGCCGCCGGTCAACCCCATGCCCCCGGCCGTGATCCTGTTGTTCGTTGCCATCGCCGGGGTCGAGGCGGGGCTGAGCCTTGGCGAGGCCGGTCTGATCGGCGGTCCCGGCGCCGTGGGCTGGCGACTGGGCCTGATCCGCGACTATGGGTTTTCCGGGCAGATCTTCGACTGGATGATAGCCAATCGGCAATTTCCGCTGCCCGAACTGCTGCGGCTGTTGAGCTATCCTTTCGTTCACCTGAGTTTCACACACGGCATCTTTGCCATGGTGCTGCTGCTGGCGCTGGGCAAGATGGTCGCCGAGGTGATGGGGCAGGTGGCCTTTGTTCTCATTTTTGTCCTCTCAGGGGTCGGCGGGGCGGTTGTCTATGGGCTGCTGCTGGACAATCCGATGTGGCTGACCGGGGCCTATCCCAACGTCTATGGCCTGATCGGCGCCTATACCTTTGTGCTGTGGCGGTCGCTGGGGCGGACCGGCGAGCCGCAGGCGCGGGCGTTCACCCTGATCGGGCTCCTGATGGGGCTTCAGTTGCTCTGGGGCGTGTTCTTTGAGGTCGGTATGCTCTGGGTGGCGGAGCTTGCGGGGTTTTTCTGCGGGTTTGCGTTGTGTTTCCTGTTGGCGCCGGGAGAATGGGCGCGGATGCGCGCCGGTCTCAGGCGGCGGTGA
- a CDS encoding S8 family serine peptidase, with the protein MTQTMQEYFWDGYLHWADLMDKAVDGPAPSLGRIADETSMMVYEPVFVRLNTPLSAGSNDRLTKMRRGAVPSGSAEVLALSEVAFLSGSDLAFDLDDLLIGLEHALLSGTPLEFFLYRPIARSMADHSRYDAVFQVIDVGAPVLLRNQRPAGINTARATSLPPIETQVIGAVIDNDIGFLNTTFRHQQGIRAGETRFEAVWLQARECLVSTPLPPVNAVELGRFLRKPDIDAMIRNDPRDEQRIYQQINEALHVWDPFRRAPPGQSHGTAVANLAYGQDACAPDDVCTVPLMAVQLPPEAAVDTTGTYSESYIVQGVRWLCAEARRRAPQARLVINISYGVLAGQKDGGKFLEAQVAREVTMAEALGQEVHVVYAYGNSLNSHQVARQSVAPGATSDPLVWVVQPDDPVPSFMEIRALGAGPASHLASLPEGLQLTLLSPDGSQVLHTAPAAGAAVPPLGPDRAGAAARLYHAPERNLTGRPATRGFYNLAIAPTRRIDPGLPVAPAGDWRLSVTNTTNEPVDLVFQIQRGDTAPGFVIGGRQSFFEGIGVPVVKDGHPGRDVLEPLTNDGTCSAFACASHPRIHTVGALKDVLGQTTGADYAARGAPWAGTGGATHHRVVDRVFTYGQRTTGTYSGTGSRLSGSSGAAARLSRELVGSGPPSA; encoded by the coding sequence ATGACGCAGACGATGCAGGAGTATTTCTGGGACGGATACCTTCATTGGGCCGACTTGATGGACAAGGCGGTAGACGGGCCAGCGCCTTCGCTTGGCCGCATCGCGGACGAGACCTCGATGATGGTCTACGAACCCGTTTTCGTGCGGTTGAACACCCCCTTGTCGGCAGGGTCGAATGACCGGCTTACCAAGATGCGGCGGGGTGCCGTGCCCTCAGGCAGCGCAGAGGTGCTGGCGCTGTCCGAGGTTGCCTTTCTCTCGGGGTCTGACCTGGCCTTCGACCTGGACGATCTGCTGATCGGCCTTGAACATGCGCTGCTGTCGGGCACTCCGTTGGAGTTCTTTCTTTATCGTCCCATCGCCCGCAGCATGGCGGATCATTCCCGCTATGACGCAGTCTTTCAGGTCATTGACGTGGGCGCGCCTGTTCTGTTGAGAAATCAAAGACCGGCTGGCATCAACACGGCGCGGGCGACGTCCCTTCCCCCCATCGAGACGCAGGTGATCGGCGCGGTGATCGACAACGACATCGGGTTTCTGAACACCACTTTCCGTCACCAACAGGGAATCCGCGCGGGCGAAACCCGATTTGAGGCGGTTTGGCTGCAGGCGCGCGAATGTCTGGTCAGTACGCCTCTGCCGCCGGTGAATGCGGTCGAGCTGGGCCGTTTCCTGCGCAAACCCGACATTGACGCGATGATCCGCAACGATCCCCGGGACGAGCAGCGCATTTACCAGCAGATCAACGAGGCGCTGCACGTTTGGGACCCCTTCCGCCGCGCGCCGCCTGGGCAAAGCCACGGCACGGCGGTGGCTAACCTTGCCTACGGGCAGGACGCCTGCGCGCCGGACGATGTGTGTACGGTGCCGCTGATGGCGGTGCAGCTTCCGCCCGAAGCCGCCGTTGATACCACCGGGACCTACAGCGAAAGCTATATCGTGCAAGGGGTCCGTTGGCTTTGCGCCGAAGCGCGCCGGCGGGCGCCGCAGGCGCGGCTGGTGATCAACATCAGTTACGGTGTGCTGGCGGGGCAGAAAGACGGCGGCAAGTTTCTGGAGGCGCAGGTCGCGCGAGAGGTCACTATGGCCGAGGCGCTGGGCCAGGAAGTGCATGTGGTCTACGCATACGGCAACAGCCTCAACAGCCACCAGGTTGCGCGGCAAAGCGTGGCACCGGGGGCAACCTCGGACCCGCTGGTCTGGGTGGTGCAGCCTGACGATCCGGTCCCGAGCTTTATGGAGATCCGCGCTCTGGGGGCCGGCCCCGCCTCGCATCTGGCCAGCCTTCCTGAGGGGCTGCAGCTGACGCTCTTGTCGCCCGATGGCAGCCAGGTTCTGCACACCGCGCCCGCCGCTGGTGCGGCTGTGCCGCCGCTTGGCCCCGACCGTGCTGGCGCGGCGGCGCGGCTGTATCACGCGCCGGAACGAAACCTGACCGGGCGGCCCGCGACGCGGGGTTTTTACAACCTCGCCATTGCGCCCACGCGGCGGATCGACCCGGGGCTGCCGGTGGCCCCGGCAGGCGACTGGCGGCTCTCCGTGACCAACACCACCAATGAACCGGTCGATCTGGTATTCCAGATCCAGCGCGGCGACACGGCGCCCGGCTTTGTCATCGGTGGTCGGCAATCCTTTTTTGAGGGCATCGGCGTACCGGTTGTCAAGGACGGGCATCCCGGTCGGGACGTGCTGGAGCCGCTTACGAACGACGGCACCTGCAGCGCCTTCGCCTGTGCCAGCCATCCGCGTATCCACACGGTCGGGGCGCTCAAGGACGTGCTGGGGCAGACCACTGGTGCGGACTATGCCGCACGCGGCGCGCCGTGGGCAGGGACCGGGGGTGCGACGCATCACAGGGTGGTTGATCGGGTCTTTACATACGGTCAGCGCACCACGGGCACTTATTCCGGCACGGGGTCGCGGCTGTCGGGGTCAAGCGGTGCCGCCGCCCGGCTCAGCCGGGAACTGGTCGGATCAGGCCCGCCTTCGGCCTGA
- a CDS encoding DUF1800 family protein, with protein MKTGTYYLVRKAGSGDDMGFSPHLAERRFGYGRSPSIAPPENIAGMLGRLRGKDLMAERFPVPGFRQLQDGHVVKARFDAFARKKATTPEQAAEAREKSDEIEQRFRHQQLETFAQQQLRRIHSKDNFRERLVDFWSDHFTAQGKSGLLKLAIPAYVEEAVRPHVSGRFVDMLSACITHPVMLEYLDQSTSVGPNSKRGRRKGNRRGLNENLARELLELHTLGVGAAYSQTDVRQMAELLTGLTRTRDYSFVFRKGWAEPGAETVLGKTYSDQPGMQPIRNALSDLAMHPSTARHLAGKLAVHFISDTPTERTIGRLTRTYLDSDGDLMAVYEALLNDPAAWDSPPTNIRPPLEYMSTALRALAVPPDRFAALTPKETLRWFLRPLKIMGQDWDRVSGPDGWPETDAAWVTPQGVAARLDWAMNVPARLLDDLPDPQQMLQDIVGPDATDALKFAASAAETQAVGVGLILISPALQRR; from the coding sequence ATGAAAACCGGGACATACTATCTTGTCCGCAAGGCCGGTTCTGGAGACGACATGGGCTTTTCACCGCATCTTGCCGAAAGGCGTTTCGGGTATGGCAGGTCGCCGTCCATCGCACCGCCGGAGAACATCGCGGGCATGCTCGGTCGGTTGCGCGGAAAGGACCTGATGGCCGAGCGGTTCCCGGTGCCCGGCTTTCGCCAGCTTCAGGATGGACACGTCGTCAAGGCTCGCTTCGACGCCTTCGCCCGCAAAAAGGCCACGACCCCAGAGCAGGCCGCCGAGGCCCGCGAGAAATCGGATGAAATTGAGCAGCGTTTTCGGCATCAGCAGCTGGAAACCTTTGCCCAGCAACAACTAAGGCGCATTCACAGCAAAGATAATTTCCGCGAAAGGCTTGTCGATTTCTGGTCGGATCATTTCACCGCACAGGGCAAATCAGGGCTGCTGAAGCTTGCGATCCCCGCCTATGTGGAAGAAGCGGTGCGGCCTCATGTTTCGGGCCGTTTTGTCGATATGCTCTCCGCCTGCATCACACACCCCGTGATGCTGGAGTACCTGGACCAAAGCACCTCTGTCGGACCGAACAGCAAGCGGGGCCGACGCAAGGGCAATCGCCGTGGTCTCAACGAGAACCTGGCCCGGGAATTGCTGGAGCTGCACACGCTGGGCGTCGGCGCGGCCTATTCCCAGACGGATGTGCGGCAGATGGCAGAGCTGTTGACCGGACTGACCCGGACACGGGACTACAGCTTTGTCTTTCGCAAGGGCTGGGCCGAGCCCGGGGCGGAAACCGTGCTGGGAAAGACCTATAGCGACCAGCCTGGTATGCAGCCGATCCGCAATGCCCTCAGCGACCTGGCGATGCATCCGAGCACGGCACGTCACCTGGCTGGCAAGCTGGCGGTGCATTTCATCTCCGACACCCCGACGGAACGGACGATCGGGCGGCTGACGCGAACGTATCTGGACAGCGATGGCGACCTGATGGCTGTCTATGAGGCGCTGCTGAACGATCCCGCGGCATGGGATAGCCCCCCGACGAACATCCGCCCCCCTTTGGAGTACATGAGCACCGCCCTGCGCGCGCTCGCCGTGCCGCCCGACCGCTTCGCGGCACTGACGCCAAAAGAGACCCTCCGCTGGTTCCTGCGTCCCCTGAAGATCATGGGACAGGACTGGGACCGCGTATCAGGGCCTGACGGCTGGCCCGAAACGGACGCCGCCTGGGTCACTCCGCAGGGCGTCGCCGCCCGGCTGGACTGGGCGATGAACGTGCCTGCACGCCTGCTGGACGACCTGCCTGACCCTCAGCAGATGCTTCAGGACATTGTGGGGCCGGACGCAACTGACGCGCTGAAATTTGCCGCATCAGCCGCGGAAACCCAGGCCGTGGGGGTCGGGCTGATCCTCATCTCGCCCGCCTTGCAGCGCCGTTAG
- the aspS gene encoding aspartate--tRNA ligase, which translates to MHAYRSHTCADLNLANKGEEVRLAGWVHRVRDHGGVLFIDLRDHYGMTQLLCDPDSPVFSQVEKVRAEWCIRIDGTVKARAEGLENPKIPTGGIEVYIRDIEVLGRVNGDLPLQVFGDQEYPEETRLRYRYLDLRREKMQNNMVLRSDVVTSLRKRMWDQGFKEFQTPIITASSPEGARDFLVPSRLHPGKFYALPQAPQQFKQLLMVSGFDKYFQIAPCFRDEDPRADRSPTDFYQLDMEMSFVEQQDVFDTIQPVIAGVFEEFGGGKRVDQTWEQISYRDAALWYGSDKPDLRNPIKMQVVSEHFAGSGFAIFAKLLEQEGTEVRAIPAPTGGSRKFCDRMNAFAQKEGLPGMGYIFWREKTADAVAQEMGITVKEAQAKLKSGEVEGGMEAAGPLAKNIGPEPTEAIRQQLGLGVGDAAFFLGGKPKAFEAIAGRARNIIGEELGLTDKDRFAFAWIVDFPIYEKDEESGKIDFEHNPFSMPQGGMDALQGDPLQVLGFQYDLACNGYELVSGAIRNHRPEIMFKAFEIAGYGEEEVRKRFGGMVNAFQYGAPPHGGCAAGIDRIVMLLAEEQNIREVILFPMNQRAEDLMMNAPSDPTSDQLMELGLRVIPQD; encoded by the coding sequence ATGCACGCCTATCGCAGCCACACCTGCGCCGATCTGAACCTTGCCAACAAGGGCGAAGAGGTCCGCCTTGCCGGATGGGTCCATCGGGTGCGGGATCACGGTGGCGTGCTGTTCATCGACCTGCGCGACCACTATGGCATGACGCAGCTGCTGTGCGACCCCGACAGCCCTGTATTCTCGCAGGTGGAAAAGGTCCGCGCCGAATGGTGTATCCGCATCGACGGCACAGTGAAAGCGCGCGCCGAAGGTCTGGAGAACCCGAAGATCCCGACAGGCGGGATCGAGGTCTATATCCGCGACATCGAAGTGCTGGGCCGTGTGAACGGTGACTTGCCCCTGCAGGTTTTCGGCGATCAGGAATACCCCGAGGAAACCCGCCTGCGCTATCGCTACCTCGATCTGCGCCGCGAGAAGATGCAGAACAACATGGTGCTGCGATCGGACGTTGTGACCTCGCTCCGCAAGCGCATGTGGGATCAGGGGTTCAAGGAATTCCAGACCCCGATCATTACCGCCTCCAGCCCCGAAGGTGCGCGTGATTTTCTCGTGCCGTCGCGCCTGCATCCGGGCAAGTTCTACGCCCTGCCGCAGGCGCCGCAGCAGTTCAAGCAGCTGCTGATGGTCTCGGGCTTTGACAAGTATTTCCAGATCGCGCCCTGTTTCCGCGATGAAGACCCGCGTGCGGACCGTTCGCCCACCGATTTCTACCAGCTTGACATGGAAATGTCCTTTGTCGAGCAGCAGGACGTGTTCGACACGATCCAGCCCGTGATCGCCGGGGTTTTCGAAGAGTTCGGCGGCGGCAAGAGGGTGGACCAGACCTGGGAGCAGATCTCCTACAGGGATGCCGCGCTCTGGTACGGGTCGGACAAGCCCGATCTCAGGAACCCGATCAAGATGCAGGTCGTCTCCGAACATTTCGCGGGCTCCGGTTTCGCCATCTTTGCCAAGCTGCTGGAGCAGGAAGGCACCGAGGTCCGGGCGATCCCCGCGCCGACTGGCGGGTCGCGCAAGTTCTGCGACCGGATGAACGCTTTTGCCCAGAAGGAAGGGCTGCCCGGCATGGGCTATATTTTCTGGCGCGAGAAAACGGCGGATGCCGTGGCACAGGAAATGGGCATCACCGTGAAAGAAGCTCAGGCCAAGCTGAAATCCGGCGAGGTGGAAGGCGGCATGGAAGCGGCAGGTCCGCTGGCCAAGAACATCGGCCCCGAACCCACCGAGGCGATCCGCCAGCAGCTGGGTCTGGGCGTCGGCGATGCGGCGTTCTTCCTTGGTGGTAAGCCCAAGGCCTTTGAGGCCATCGCGGGCCGCGCCCGCAACATCATCGGCGAAGAACTGGGCCTGACGGACAAGGACCGCTTCGCCTTTGCGTGGATCGTGGATTTCCCGATCTACGAGAAAGACGAAGAGAGCGGCAAGATCGACTTTGAGCACAACCCTTTCTCCATGCCGCAGGGCGGGATGGACGCCTTGCAGGGCGATCCGCTGCAGGTGCTGGGTTTTCAGTATGATCTGGCCTGTAACGGCTACGAACTGGTGTCGGGCGCGATCCGGAACCACCGCCCCGAAATCATGTTCAAGGCTTTCGAAATCGCCGGCTACGGCGAGGAAGAAGTCCGCAAACGCTTTGGCGGCATGGTCAATGCGTTCCAGTATGGCGCGCCGCCCCACGGGGGATGCGCTGCCGGGATCGACCGCATCGTGATGCTGCTGGCCGAGGAACAGAACATCCGCGAGGTAATCCTGTTCCCCATGAACCAGCGTGCGGAAGATCTGATGATGAACGCGCCGAGCGACCCTACCAGCGACCAGTTGATGGAACTTGGGCTCAGGGTGATCCCGCAGGACTAA
- a CDS encoding phosphatase PAP2 family protein, producing the protein MTTFEGITRLWDSALHRPRTSSPTTGLPALSPDLAAFERHEAFFRNHIVDYNLDRLFAPLVLNAPTDVVLQEAGAAAPIFTLPLPQATGGQTQWRETLNAYLRGQMRFVKSAAALRDERFDEIHVQQTDTLSFFGALMSLDDNRTPWTLMLLDAILRFGTYIEMPVKLHLSAARPNEMSGFVQPIIQPPSHASFPSGHSVEAFAVATVLHALSTDSSGNTPYSVESAFAPQQPPTEASLLMRLAARIAENRTVAGVHFPADSFAGAAMGMAIGEYLVNALSGATSTGAYRLETAGIAALDFNFDSLSFSGPQKAFDHAPGTVAVNAAIVSPLLRDIWARARAEMRVADF; encoded by the coding sequence ATGACGACCTTTGAGGGGATCACCCGTCTGTGGGATTCGGCCCTGCATCGCCCCCGCACCAGTTCGCCCACCACCGGGCTGCCCGCGCTGTCGCCAGACCTTGCAGCGTTCGAGCGTCACGAGGCGTTCTTTCGCAACCATATCGTGGATTACAATCTCGACCGGCTGTTCGCACCGCTGGTCCTGAATGCGCCGACCGACGTGGTGTTGCAGGAGGCGGGTGCCGCCGCGCCGATCTTTACCTTGCCGCTGCCACAGGCCACGGGCGGGCAGACGCAGTGGCGCGAAACCCTGAACGCATACCTTCGCGGGCAGATGCGGTTCGTCAAGAGCGCCGCAGCCCTGCGCGACGAGCGGTTCGATGAGATTCATGTCCAGCAGACCGATACGCTCAGCTTTTTCGGCGCGTTGATGTCGCTCGACGACAATCGCACCCCCTGGACGCTGATGCTGCTGGACGCGATCCTGCGGTTCGGCACCTACATCGAGATGCCGGTCAAGCTGCACCTGTCGGCAGCCCGCCCGAATGAAATGTCGGGTTTCGTGCAGCCCATCATTCAGCCGCCCAGCCATGCCAGCTTTCCCAGCGGTCATTCGGTCGAAGCCTTCGCCGTGGCCACGGTGCTGCACGCGCTGTCCACCGACAGTTCCGGCAACACCCCCTATTCGGTGGAATCCGCCTTCGCGCCGCAGCAGCCCCCGACCGAGGCGAGCCTGCTGATGCGGCTGGCAGCCCGCATCGCGGAAAATCGTACCGTCGCGGGCGTGCATTTCCCCGCGGACAGCTTCGCCGGAGCCGCGATGGGCATGGCGATTGGCGAATATCTGGTCAACGCATTGAGCGGGGCGACGTCAACCGGTGCTTACCGGCTGGAAACCGCAGGCATTGCGGCGCTGGATTTCAATTTCGACAGCCTCAGCTTTTCCGGTCCGCAAAAGGCGTTCGATCACGCCCCCGGCACGGTAGCGGTAAACGCCGCGATTGTGTCACCGCTTCTGCGAGATATCTGGGCGCGGGCCCGCGCCGAGATGCGCGTGGCGGATTTCTAG
- the trpS gene encoding tryptophan--tRNA ligase produces the protein MSETSFTPRVFSGIQPSGGLTLGNYLGAIKRFVSMQDEDFETIYCMVDLHAITAKFLEPDVLRRNTRELAAGFIASGISPEKSILINQSQVPEHAQLAWIFNCVARMGWMGRMTQWKDKAGKNAEAASLGLFAYPALMAADILIYHATHVPVGEDQKQHLELTRDIAAKFNHDYGVDFFPLTEPVIEGAATRVMSLRDGSKKMSKSDPSDASRINMTDDADAIAKKIRKAKTDPDALPSEAEGLKDRPEARNLVNIYAGLAEQSVDQVLSEVGGQQFGTFKPLLADLAVAKLAPISAEMARLMSEPDEIDRILAHGAEQARDITAPVLKKTYEIIGMVG, from the coding sequence ATGTCCGAGACATCCTTCACCCCGCGCGTGTTTTCCGGGATCCAACCCTCGGGCGGCCTGACGCTGGGCAACTATCTTGGCGCGATCAAGCGGTTCGTGTCGATGCAGGACGAGGACTTCGAGACGATCTATTGCATGGTCGACCTGCACGCGATCACGGCGAAATTCCTTGAACCCGACGTGCTGCGCCGCAATACGCGCGAACTGGCCGCGGGTTTCATCGCCAGCGGGATCAGCCCCGAAAAATCCATCCTGATCAACCAAAGCCAGGTGCCCGAACACGCCCAGCTCGCCTGGATCTTCAACTGCGTGGCCCGGATGGGCTGGATGGGGCGGATGACCCAGTGGAAGGACAAGGCCGGCAAGAATGCCGAGGCCGCCTCGCTCGGTCTCTTTGCCTATCCCGCCCTGATGGCCGCCGATATTCTGATCTACCACGCGACGCATGTGCCGGTCGGCGAGGACCAGAAGCAGCATCTCGAACTGACCCGCGACATCGCGGCCAAGTTCAACCATGACTACGGTGTCGACTTCTTTCCATTGACCGAACCGGTCATCGAGGGGGCCGCGACCCGCGTGATGTCTCTGCGCGACGGGTCCAAGAAGATGTCGAAATCGGACCCTTCGGACGCCAGCCGGATCAACATGACCGACGACGCCGACGCGATTGCCAAGAAGATCCGCAAGGCCAAGACCGACCCAGACGCCCTGCCCTCGGAGGCTGAGGGGCTGAAGGACCGCCCCGAGGCGCGCAATCTGGTGAACATCTACGCCGGGCTTGCCGAGCAGAGCGTCGATCAGGTGCTGTCCGAAGTCGGCGGGCAGCAATTCGGCACGTTCAAGCCCCTGCTCGCGGACCTGGCCGTGGCCAAGCTCGCCCCGATCTCGGCAGAGATGGCCCGCCTGATGAGTGAACCCGACGAAATCGACCGCATCCTTGCGCATGGGGCGGAACAGGCACGGGACATCACCGCGCCCGTCCTCAAGAAGACTTACGAAATCATCGGCATGGTGGGCTGA
- a CDS encoding DUF1501 domain-containing protein has product MKDGLSRRQLLVRAGVIGCSVAASPLITPMSFAQAPWDRRLVVIILRGGMDGLDVVRPVGDPAYAPLRPGLRTEGAQDLDGYFALHPALAGLMPLWSKGELGFVHAVSTPYRDKRSHFDGQDLLEAGTVDLGQGARDGWLNRLLQEVPGVERDTAYAIGTTPLPVLDGSAPVAKWAPEANLKISPQTMRLAERVMEEDPALHAALAEAALLAENGRDGKGGRAHRQIASYAAGRLRQDARIAAFSLGGWDTHRAQDRVLPRSLATLQEAILTLRDGLGADVWGKTAILAMTEFGRTARENGAGGTDHGTGGLAILAGGAVRGGRVNGDWPGLAESALYQRRDLMPTRDVRAVAAWVMRGITGVNRDVLENKVFPGLHMGSDPGLLA; this is encoded by the coding sequence ATGAAGGACGGTCTTTCCCGCAGGCAGCTTCTGGTCCGGGCCGGTGTGATCGGATGTTCTGTGGCCGCGAGCCCGCTGATCACACCGATGAGTTTTGCCCAGGCCCCCTGGGACAGGCGGCTGGTGGTCATCATACTGCGCGGCGGGATGGACGGGTTGGACGTGGTGCGCCCTGTGGGCGACCCGGCCTATGCCCCACTGCGACCGGGTCTGCGGACCGAGGGTGCGCAGGACCTCGACGGATATTTTGCGCTGCATCCCGCGCTGGCCGGGCTGATGCCCTTGTGGAGCAAGGGCGAGCTGGGCTTTGTTCATGCGGTCTCGACCCCATATCGCGACAAGCGAAGCCATTTCGATGGCCAGGACCTGCTGGAGGCCGGGACGGTGGATCTGGGCCAGGGCGCGAGGGACGGCTGGTTGAACCGGCTGCTGCAGGAGGTGCCGGGCGTGGAGCGGGACACGGCCTATGCCATCGGCACCACGCCCCTGCCGGTGCTTGATGGCAGTGCTCCGGTTGCGAAATGGGCACCCGAAGCCAACCTCAAGATCAGCCCGCAGACGATGCGTCTGGCCGAAAGGGTGATGGAGGAGGACCCGGCCCTGCACGCGGCCCTGGCCGAGGCGGCGCTGCTGGCAGAGAACGGACGCGACGGCAAGGGCGGTCGCGCCCATCGTCAGATCGCCAGCTATGCCGCCGGACGGCTGCGCCAGGACGCAAGGATCGCCGCCTTTTCGCTGGGCGGCTGGGATACGCACCGCGCGCAAGACCGTGTGCTGCCCCGCAGCCTTGCGACGCTGCAAGAGGCCATCCTGACCCTGCGGGACGGTCTGGGCGCTGACGTCTGGGGCAAGACCGCTATCCTTGCCATGACGGAATTCGGACGCACCGCGCGGGAAAACGGTGCGGGGGGCACGGACCACGGGACCGGCGGGCTTGCAATTCTCGCCGGTGGTGCCGTTCGGGGCGGTCGGGTCAACGGCGACTGGCCCGGACTGGCGGAATCCGCCCTCTACCAGCGGCGGGACCTGATGCCGACCCGAGACGTGCGCGCTGTCGCCGCCTGGGTGATGCGGGGCATCACGGGCGTCAACCGAGACGTGCTTGAAAACAAGGTGTTTCCGGGTCTCCACATGGGCAGCGATCCCGGGCTTCTGGCATAG
- a CDS encoding hemerythrin domain-containing protein has translation MPTIYDAIKADHDQHRSLLNEIGETSGDSAARQNAWSSFYHDVKSHAAAEEETFYSKLISKTWGQDAARHSVHEHQQLDDLMEELNEMDMSSSGWLTKFKTLKHDYEHHMDEEEEEVFARAKEVIDESEIEGYGARFEARKKEERDLIDEKKEDSLED, from the coding sequence ATGCCCACGATCTATGACGCGATCAAAGCCGATCACGACCAGCACCGTAGCCTTTTGAATGAAATCGGCGAGACCAGCGGCGATAGTGCTGCGCGTCAGAACGCCTGGAGCAGTTTTTACCACGATGTGAAGTCCCACGCCGCAGCAGAGGAAGAGACGTTCTATTCCAAGCTCATTTCCAAGACCTGGGGCCAGGACGCTGCGCGCCATTCCGTGCACGAACACCAGCAACTCGACGACCTGATGGAAGAACTGAACGAGATGGACATGTCGTCCTCAGGCTGGCTGACGAAGTTCAAGACGCTCAAGCACGATTATGAGCACCACATGGATGAGGAAGAAGAAGAGGTCTTTGCCCGCGCCAAAGAAGTGATCGACGAGAGCGAGATCGAAGGATACGGCGCCCGCTTCGAAGCCCGCAAAAAGGAAGAGCGTGATCTGATCGACGAGAAGAAGGAAGACTCGCTGGAGGATTGA